In the genome of Pirellulales bacterium, the window CAGGTCACCAACAGCGCCCCTTCAATGGGGCCGCGAGTTTGCACTCGCGGAAAGGCGCTGGGCGATCATGGGCATGCTCGCGTGGCAGTGCCTTCAATGGGGCCGCGAGTTTGCACTCGCGGAAAGTCCACGCGGTGCCCCACGTGGGAGGAGATGGCCTTCATCCTTCAATGGGGCCGCGAGTTTGCACTCGCGGAAAGAACAACTGGCCGAGCTAGAGGCCGAAGCGCGCGACAACCTTCAATGGGGCCGCGAGTTTGCACTCGCGGAAAGGTCCCATCAGCCGTGGACGGGTTGAGTCCAATGATGCGCCTTCAATGGGGCCGCGAGTTTGCACTCGCGGAAAGGCCGTCCTCGCAACTCCAATCGCAGCAACGCGCCCGCAAGCAATTTGCGAGCACCTGCTGCGACGGCTATCGTGCCAGACGGCATGCACAGACAGCACTGATTGTAACTCATGGCGTGGCCTCAATATACCAGGCTGCGAGCGGCGCCCGGCTTTTCGAGCGCACCGCGCTGCTCGCACGTTCAAAAATCTCCTCAGAATGGTCGTAAATTGCCAAAGAGCTGCCGCTCACCGTGTGGTGAATACCGGATACGTCGTCAACTCGCCGGTGAGCACGCGGGCCAAGAGCCGCGCCTGGATCTCCAACACCCGACGGTAGTTGACACGATACCCGAAAATGGGGTGCGTGACGAGCGTATCCATGCGCTGTTCATAGGCGCGGAAGAACCCCTTGCGGCCTTCTGGCCGCAGCGCGACCGATTCGCCGGCTCGCACAAAATCGCGATCGGTGACCATGCGTGTGTTAATGGCGCTCAGCACCGCGGAGTCCGCGATCAGCGGGCGGAATGGCTCCATGAGATCGAGGGCCAACGCCGGGCGGCCATAGCGCGGCTGATGGTAGAAACCCAAATAGGGGTCGAAGCCCACCGTGTGGCTGACAATCGTGAGATCCTTGGCCAGGATGCTATAGGCTAGCGACAAGAGCGCGTTGACCGGATCGCGCGGGGGGCGCCGATTGCGGTTTCGAAAATCGAAGTTGAAGTCGGCCGCTTCGCCACGCGGCGCAATGGGGTCGTCGAGTTTGATCATGCCCGCGAAGTGCTGGAAGTAAACCCGGGCGGCGTTGCCTTCGATCCCCAGCAGGACATCGAACGCCTCGGCGCGCTCGGCGTCTAGCTGCATCTCTTTGAGAAAGGCCAGCGCGCTGGCCGGCGGCTCGACATGGTTGCGCTGCAACATGGTGCGCTGGTTGCGAATCTTGCCCGCGACCAAGGCCCGGGCGAGGCGCAGGCAAAAGCCGGGGACGTCGGCGAGTCGGAATTGCTCGCGGCGAAGGTAGATGTTCTTGACGCCCAGGCCATGCGTCACGCCGTAGAACCAGCCGCCCATCGAAAAATAGGCGATCGGCGTTTCCTGTTCGCAAAGAGCTTGCACGGCTTGCGTGGTGATCTGGATATTGCCCATCAGGTTGAGCTGGCAAATCTCGTTGATCCGCACCTCTTGCACGACGGTCTCTTTTTCCTGCAGCTTGAGCACATAGCCGCTCTTGCCGACGCGCAGGCCCTGCGTGTTCAGATAAAGAGGCCGCAGGTCGTCGCGGGCGGGCACCAGGCGGCGGATCTCCTCTTCTTCCGCGGGGCGATCCAGCGCCTGGGCAGACAGCGGCGGGTCGACCTCGAACAAGGTTTGCTGCACGGGCTGCCCATTGGTCTTGTGCAGGCGGAGCG includes:
- the cas1 gene encoding CRISPR-associated endonuclease Cas1, with product MATVREPDAASDYLPARMLNEFVYCPRLYFYEHVEGVFVHNRETVEGALRHAKLDDGKGELTPADELAADDKLHSRSVTLASETHRLIAKLDLIEVAGGAVVPVDYKRGSPREDRKTGELIAWDPERVQLAVQGLVLRDNGYTCDEGVIYYVATKQRIRVPIDDALVAETLAAMQAARDVAAAGVIPPPLVDSPKCPRCSLVGVCLPDETTSLRLHKTNGQPVQQTLFEVDPPLSAQALDRPAEEEEIRRLVPARDDLRPLYLNTQGLRVGKSGYVLKLQEKETVVQEVRINEICQLNLMGNIQITTQAVQALCEQETPIAYFSMGGWFYGVTHGLGVKNIYLRREQFRLADVPGFCLRLARALVAGKIRNQRTMLQRNHVEPPASALAFLKEMQLDAERAEAFDVLLGIEGNAARVYFQHFAGMIKLDDPIAPRGEAADFNFDFRNRNRRPPRDPVNALLSLAYSILAKDLTIVSHTVGFDPYLGFYHQPRYGRPALALDLMEPFRPLIADSAVLSAINTRMVTDRDFVRAGESVALRPEGRKGFFRAYEQRMDTLVTHPIFGYRVNYRRVLEIQARLLARVLTGELTTYPVFTTR